Proteins encoded within one genomic window of Formosa agariphila KMM 3901:
- a CDS encoding SdiA-regulated domain-containing protein, with product MFKKILLLLCFWTCKNPNPEQETCSIYNLKEPSQEWEMPKKLVEISGISVLNFPNILSVNDEEGKLYEYNLETNTLEHSYKFGKDGDYEDIAVKDDEVYVLKSNGTIYQITNFRTDPEVEEYDTFLNKKADTEGLFFDTTGNRLLVACKEELEIDKADKNVIYEFDLETKTLDKTPAFTIEKDHFKFNDKKHDFAPSGLAIHPKTNTLFVISTVGKLMIEMSLEGNILNKCSLDYPKFTQPEGIFFTENGDLYISNEGRKGKGNILKFDYLN from the coding sequence ATGTTTAAAAAAATTTTGCTTCTTTTATGTTTTTGGACTTGTAAAAATCCGAACCCTGAACAGGAGACTTGTTCAATTTATAATTTAAAAGAACCTTCTCAGGAATGGGAAATGCCGAAAAAATTAGTCGAGATTTCTGGAATTTCAGTCCTGAATTTTCCGAATATATTGAGTGTGAATGATGAAGAAGGTAAGCTCTACGAATATAATTTAGAAACAAACACATTGGAGCATAGTTATAAATTTGGAAAAGATGGCGATTATGAAGATATAGCTGTTAAAGACGATGAAGTTTATGTTTTGAAATCTAATGGAACAATTTATCAGATTACTAATTTTAGAACAGATCCGGAAGTAGAAGAGTACGATACGTTTTTAAATAAAAAAGCAGATACCGAAGGTTTGTTTTTCGATACAACTGGAAATCGGTTGTTGGTAGCTTGTAAAGAAGAACTAGAAATTGACAAAGCCGATAAAAATGTAATCTATGAATTTGATCTAGAAACAAAAACTTTAGATAAAACACCTGCATTTACAATTGAAAAAGATCATTTTAAATTTAATGATAAGAAACATGATTTTGCGCCTAGTGGTCTAGCCATTCATCCGAAGACGAATACGTTATTTGTTATATCGACCGTAGGGAAGTTGATGATTGAAATGAGTCTAGAAGGCAATATTCTAAATAAATGTTCCTTAGACTATCCTAAATTTACACAACCAGAAGGTATCTTTTTTACAGAAAATGGAGATTTATATATCTCTAACGAAGGCAGGAAAGGAAAAGGTAATATTTTAAAATTCGATTATTTAAATTAA
- a CDS encoding DUF547 domain-containing protein — protein sequence MENSNRLLTISGALLLQVKLKKESRELEETLGMLSMAELYSELITDSEKNTFWINIYNAYFQILFSRDSTLGKAIFRNKDINIAQTYFSLDDIEHGILRRYRWKQSLGYFRNPFASRIVKKLAVSTIDYRIHFALNCGAKSCPPIAFYTLDALDEQLKEAMYSFLSSETSVNINTNTVHTSKLLFWYQGDFGGVKGVKAMLNTVLQIEINSYSLKYNSYSWEPHLENFV from the coding sequence ATGGAAAATTCAAATCGTTTACTCACGATATCTGGAGCGTTACTATTACAAGTTAAACTGAAAAAAGAAAGTCGTGAGTTAGAGGAAACTTTAGGTATGCTATCCATGGCTGAGTTGTATTCAGAATTAATTACTGACAGTGAAAAGAACACGTTTTGGATCAATATTTATAATGCGTATTTTCAGATTTTATTTAGTCGCGATTCCACATTAGGCAAAGCAATATTTAGAAACAAGGACATTAATATAGCGCAAACTTATTTTAGTTTAGATGATATTGAACATGGCATTTTAAGACGCTACCGATGGAAACAAAGTTTAGGCTATTTTCGGAATCCTTTTGCATCGCGTATCGTAAAAAAGTTGGCTGTTAGTACCATAGATTATCGTATTCATTTTGCTTTAAATTGTGGAGCTAAAAGTTGTCCACCTATTGCTTTTTATACTTTAGATGCCTTAGATGAACAATTAAAGGAAGCCATGTATTCTTTTTTATCTTCAGAAACATCTGTAAATATCAACACAAATACGGTGCACACGTCTAAATTATTATTCTGGTATCAAGGGGATTTTGGAGGTGTAAAAGGTGTGAAAGCTATGTTGAACACCGTATTACAAATTGAAATCAATTCTTATAGCCTTAAGTATAATTCGTACAGTTGGGAGCCACATTTAGAAAATTTTGTCTAA
- a CDS encoding nucleoside hydrolase: MKTYILLLLLLISNIITAQTKVWFDTDIMIGMPDKRPREVDDGITLIMALKQPEIEIVGISNITYVDYGYGVINKILNWHNKGEDIPVYKGSNLANDLGTENDATRALYQALKKEKLTILALGPMTNVATLVKNHPDIIPQIERVVICAARTPDLPFNPGHGKLNLFDYNYEFDTESMTTLLNTEIPLEFAGYEPSSYTFIGNVDLASLDLTLEADKWLFDIVQPWMEVNESLFGIRGFIPFDCSTLGIVTHPEYFTYYEDIPIQETFKKNDALVIQPDTPSKKFLEVSYEFKSKKKVKYARRALLGFEELILETLSAKK, from the coding sequence ATGAAAACTTATATATTACTACTGCTTTTATTAATTAGTAACATCATTACAGCTCAAACCAAAGTATGGTTCGACACAGATATTATGATAGGCATGCCAGACAAACGCCCACGAGAGGTAGACGATGGTATTACGCTTATTATGGCTTTAAAACAGCCCGAAATCGAGATTGTTGGCATCAGCAATATTACTTATGTAGACTATGGCTACGGTGTAATTAATAAAATTTTAAATTGGCACAATAAAGGCGAAGACATCCCCGTGTACAAAGGCTCTAATTTGGCTAACGATTTAGGTACCGAAAACGATGCCACAAGAGCGTTATACCAAGCCCTAAAGAAAGAGAAACTCACCATCTTAGCACTTGGTCCAATGACGAATGTTGCAACTTTAGTAAAAAATCATCCCGATATTATTCCACAAATAGAACGGGTAGTAATTTGCGCCGCACGAACTCCAGATTTACCGTTTAATCCAGGACACGGAAAACTTAATCTTTTCGATTATAATTACGAGTTCGATACCGAGTCTATGACTACGTTATTAAACACCGAAATTCCATTAGAATTTGCTGGTTACGAACCAAGCTCATACACCTTTATTGGCAATGTAGATTTGGCGAGTTTAGACTTAACTTTAGAGGCCGACAAATGGTTATTCGATATTGTTCAGCCTTGGATGGAAGTAAACGAAAGCCTGTTTGGTATTCGTGGATTTATCCCTTTTGATTGTTCTACTTTAGGTATCGTAACACACCCTGAATATTTCACGTATTATGAAGATATTCCGATACAAGAGACCTTTAAAAAGAATGATGCTTTAGTGATTCAGCCAGACACTCCGTCTAAAAAATTCTTAGAAGTATCGTACGAATTTAAAAGTAAAAAGAAAGTAAAATATGCACGACGAGCGCTTTTAGGTTTTGAGGAACTTATTTTAGAAACTCTAAGTGCAAAAAAGTAA
- a CDS encoding phosphotransferase: MFILDANAQHELAHYLTEKQWLSPEDAIISLSKAGQGNMNYVLRVTTNQGSFIIKQSRGYVEKYPQIKAPEKRVLTEAAFYAKIGTVERIKKRMPELLGLDVSNNIMILEDLGQANDFNSLYDLNKVVSENEISVLVSYLNVLHQQFSKVKADDELDNLEMRKLNYEHIFNYPFLEDNGFDLDTIQEGLQTLAIQYKKDAFLKEKIELLGEFYMTKGHYLLHGDYYPGSWLQTTDGIKIIDPEFCYYGLREFDLGVFIAHLYLSNQSQNIIDKVKLDYYDFQDLDGSILNGFIGVEIMRRLIGLAQLPLQSNLNDKKRLLELAYKLITN, from the coding sequence ATGTTTATACTAGATGCCAATGCACAGCACGAATTGGCGCACTACTTAACTGAAAAGCAATGGCTATCTCCTGAAGATGCTATTATATCGTTGTCCAAAGCAGGTCAAGGAAATATGAATTATGTATTGCGAGTTACCACAAATCAAGGTTCTTTTATTATAAAACAGTCTCGGGGTTATGTCGAAAAATATCCTCAAATAAAAGCTCCTGAAAAACGTGTTCTTACAGAGGCCGCTTTCTATGCTAAAATTGGAACTGTAGAGCGTATTAAAAAAAGGATGCCCGAACTATTAGGTTTAGATGTTTCTAACAACATTATGATTTTAGAAGATCTAGGACAAGCTAACGATTTTAATAGTTTATATGATTTAAACAAGGTTGTCTCTGAAAACGAGATTAGTGTTCTTGTGAGTTATTTAAATGTATTGCATCAACAGTTTTCAAAAGTAAAAGCAGACGATGAATTGGATAATCTAGAGATGCGTAAATTAAATTACGAGCACATTTTTAACTATCCATTTTTAGAAGATAATGGATTCGATTTAGACACCATTCAGGAAGGTTTACAAACCTTGGCAATACAGTATAAAAAAGACGCCTTTTTAAAAGAAAAAATAGAGCTTTTAGGTGAATTTTATATGACTAAAGGACACTACTTATTACACGGCGATTATTACCCAGGTAGTTGGCTACAAACAACCGACGGTATTAAAATTATCGATCCTGAGTTTTGCTATTATGGTTTAAGAGAATTCGATTTAGGTGTTTTTATAGCGCATTTGTATTTATCTAATCAGAGCCAAAATATAATAGACAAGGTGAAATTAGATTACTATGATTTTCAAGATTTAGATGGTTCTATTCTAAATGGATTTATAGGCGTAGAAATCATGAGGCGATTAATAGGATTGGCGCAACTCCCTTTACAATCGAACTTAAACGATAAAAAACGCCTGTTAGAATTGGCTTATAAATTAATTACAAACTAG
- a CDS encoding DUF547 domain-containing protein: protein MKHYLILLVCISFLTFSKGYGINTSQNSFTTYANSIPKDILPAVDHAQWSDLLSKHVTDEGNVDYKGFKSDEEALQAYLKILKENPPSEFWSEKEVLAYWINVYNAFTVRLILDNPSVKSIKDIKEPWDKKFILIGKKWYSLGDIEHNILRKMNEPRIHFAINCASYSCPILLNTAYTAERLDAQLEVASYRFVTDASKNAITKEAIQISKIFEWFAEDFEEQGGVISFLNTYSTVEIDADAEVTYKDYNWSLNN, encoded by the coding sequence ATGAAACATTACCTTATACTTCTCGTATGTATTTCTTTTTTAACGTTCTCCAAAGGTTACGGAATAAATACATCTCAAAATAGTTTTACAACGTATGCTAATAGTATTCCTAAAGATATATTACCAGCTGTAGACCATGCCCAGTGGTCTGATTTACTATCTAAACATGTAACAGACGAAGGCAATGTAGATTATAAAGGTTTTAAATCGGATGAAGAGGCACTTCAAGCGTATTTAAAAATTTTAAAAGAGAATCCACCATCAGAATTTTGGTCTGAAAAAGAAGTTTTAGCGTATTGGATTAATGTATATAATGCATTTACTGTTCGATTAATTTTAGACAATCCCTCGGTTAAAAGTATTAAAGATATTAAAGAGCCTTGGGATAAAAAGTTTATTCTTATAGGAAAGAAGTGGTATAGTTTAGGAGATATTGAACATAATATACTCCGTAAAATGAATGAGCCACGTATTCACTTTGCAATAAATTGCGCCTCGTATTCGTGTCCTATTTTATTGAATACAGCTTATACTGCTGAACGTTTAGATGCCCAATTAGAAGTTGCTTCATATCGTTTTGTTACTGATGCTTCAAAAAATGCCATTACAAAAGAAGCGATTCAAATTTCAAAAATTTTCGAATGGTTTGCAGAAGATTTTGAAGAACAAGGCGGTGTCATCAGTTTTTTAAACACTTATAGTACTGTAGAAATAGATGCTGATGCCGAGGTAACCTATAAAGATTATAACTGGAGTTTAAATAACTAA
- a CDS encoding MepB family protein, translating to MSPTLERIQTKLYGPSGLILSHYENEKEGRIYEACQFYLNEARIICRTAKITPKKIGQFVTFWNRNSVGVTQPFSYADAFDFYVINVAKGEQLGQFVIPKTVGISKGLIATDSKAGKRGFRVYPPWDCPTSNQAKRTQLWQLNYFIPVAEVVDTELVNALYS from the coding sequence ATGTCACCAACTCTAGAACGCATACAAACTAAACTTTACGGTCCTTCGGGGTTAATATTGTCTCATTATGAAAATGAAAAGGAAGGTCGTATATACGAAGCCTGCCAGTTTTATTTAAATGAAGCTCGAATAATATGCAGAACCGCCAAAATTACGCCTAAAAAAATAGGCCAATTTGTAACGTTTTGGAATAGAAATTCTGTAGGTGTTACACAACCCTTTTCTTATGCAGATGCTTTCGATTTTTATGTAATTAATGTAGCCAAAGGTGAGCAATTGGGGCAGTTTGTGATTCCGAAAACTGTTGGCATCTCCAAAGGATTAATAGCTACGGACAGTAAAGCAGGAAAGCGTGGTTTTCGTGTGTATCCGCCTTGGGATTGTCCAACAAGTAATCAGGCAAAACGTACTCAATTGTGGCAATTAAACTATTTTATTCCGGTTGCTGAAGTTGTGGATACGGAGCTTGTTAACGCACTGTATTCTTAA